Proteins co-encoded in one Oncorhynchus kisutch isolate 150728-3 linkage group LG1, Okis_V2, whole genome shotgun sequence genomic window:
- the LOC109898779 gene encoding RNA-binding protein 6-like isoform X1 has product MMWDGPRRGPQGGPPFRGDNRGEMFGGRDGPMSDFRGRDGMNMGPRGPQDRGPPMDMRRMDCPPDMRDRDMEPHDIRGRGEPPRDFLGRPGEEPDFSLRRQYEMSIRDKLLNAAAGGGFMGPGPGMGGRGMGGRDVRGRGMGGRGMPPRDLREPNDRFIDMRDRDMFRKDMPGFNNPDMDGRRGGFPMEPMGRNEGFRDMRDRDRPPIDRPPMGMDDIDGFNMDMPPRDRDRDRGMMDFDRRGAPPLNPRKRFESDTDFRNRVGPPAEFRGRDRSPVRFADNDGALMDVRGRPGGPPDLGGPNRPKFVGTDPEGTLRDREFPEMEEVSLAEEWKNRKKEKDSHPSPMTRGLPPFSKEIQGQRFPPVSREGSLLGEPANFKERNMPPTEFPGKKNGPPFDFPRPNREAPRSQNWDKKPPTDIPGMDLPPFGRRSLQDPAFPPMGPGLLPNMPNRENDGKRWPEHGDPKQTQNASNQVDRPPYLLEKDRPPYILEKTPPTPLGHGPNDKTRFKGPKDELLEQGPGSVKLVPGPDFQGKDQDYRDIDYRTGPGIVFDYKHEELPGPDKVLKESKAVPAPKFSDSGSQDQDYRSASVKDKVTHTICITGIPKTATMEQILGAFAVRDGVPMQGMKIKNVVPGYSYDTAYVEFLNLEDAVHFMESNQGSLKVGTKTALMRYVQPDRIGKEALEPGHKAGPPTQEPLLPCPGQLLVDKAKNEHHSQDVSQAKTPVDPLSQQGSWQRSSDLTPEAWQQQVDQQLRQQEAEQQAESWASRNPPRQGPGPHQMDPIFKESKTMIIKNVKPTTTVETILKSLDPFAYLDERNVRLVRGKPPGAKCFCFVDMDSHEQVTRLVELLTKPRPLSIDGVRVYAEVAKPLKNQNYRKEFDKSNTSLLGYPPEASMTEQQYYSSQPPNQPPGGPPPNMQGDHMGGPISSDPLSNSSVSHLNSSMTSGGGYAEPPPVDPYHQALDPQVSSAAAAGGVAATGDHGTDGYSYATETPDMTNYLYDATSGFYYDPQTTLYYDPASRYFYNAQTQEYLYWDSVSKTYIPVPGGHSTDTQLPIAQSGVALAPDVQAILANPAADAPLDMKRPEPTPHFDPPQLLNPTPAPNPNPNPSPERREEEDTAPRIDKKDNKDKPGEKEEKPRSLAAFKIMKDMERWAKIQNRQKDSVRVPSPVLKTSGGGLDDRKSSKAADAAFTIFERKGGDDLFKKPMAPPKKEGKGSKQSIGSLGLLASDYAATGSDEEEEVVQHEDPQASRSQSQEKEDKLTDWKKMACLLCRRQFPNKDGLVRHQQLSDLHKQNMEIHMKIKRSKKELEALENQEKELSARESNGSPEQKRRKHQHQNSWVGGSRDMHKGSERPGLGSEPVERKKKESVVWNHATYKQAVRKAMFARFKELD; this is encoded by the exons atgatgTGGGATGGACCCAGGAGAGGACCACAAGGGGGCCCACCCTTTCG TGGGGACAATCGTGGAGAAATGTTTGGGGGCCGAGATGGCCCTATGTCTGATTTCAGGGGTAGAGACGGAATGAACATGGGTCCCAGGGGACCACAGGATCGGGGGCCTCCTATGGACATGAGGAGGATGGACTGTCCACCTGATATGAGGGACCGTGATATGGAACCACATGACATACGAGGGAGAGGAGAACCACCTAGGGATTTCCTGGGGAGACCTGGAGAAGAGCCAGACTTCAGCCTCAGAAGGCAGTATGAAATGTCAATCAGGGACAAGCTGCTTAATGCAGCTGCTGGTGGTGGTTTCATGGGGCCTGGGCCAGGCATGGGAGGGAGAGGAATGGGGGGGAGAGATGTGAGGGGGAGAGGCATGGGAGGGAGAGGCATGCCTCCACGAGATCTACGAGAGCCAAATGACAGATTTATTGACATGAGAGACAGGGATATGTTCCGCAAGGATATGCCAGGCTTCAACAATCCAGACATGGATGGAAGGCGAGGAGGATTTCCCATGGAGCCTATGGGTAGAAATGAGGGGTTCAGAGACATGCGTGATAGGGACAGGCCACCCATAGACAGGCCCCCGATGGGCATGGATGACATTGATGGGTTTAATATGGACATGCCTCCACGAGACCGAGATCGAGACAGGGGAATGATGGACTTTGACAGGAGGGGTGCTCCTCCATTGAATCCAAGGAAAAGATTTGAGTCTGATACGGACTTCAGAAACCGCGTTGGACCTCCAGCTGAATTCAGAGGTAGGGATAGATCTCCCGTAAGATTTGCCGACAATGATGGGGCTCTAATGGATGTCAGGGGAAGGCCTGGCGGCCCTCCAGATCTTGGTGGCCCAAACAGACCCAAGTTTGTGGGTACAGATCCAGAAGGCACCCTTAGAGACAGAGAATTCCCAGAAATGGAAGAGGTGTCGCTTGCAGAGGAGTGGAAGAACCGTAAGAAGGAGAAGGACTCTCATCCATCCCCTATGACCAGAGGTCTTCCTCCTTTCTCCAAAGAGATTCAGGGACAGCGATTCCCTCCAGTGTCCAGAGAAGGCAGTCTTCTTGGAGAGCCGGCAAACTTTAAAGAAAGGAACATGCCACCTACAGAATTCCCTGGGAAAAAAAATGGGCCTCCTTTTGACTTCCCTCGCCCCAACAGAGAAGCTCCACGTTCCCAGAACTGGGATAAAAAGCCACCCACAGATATCCCTGGCATGGATCTGCCACCTTTTGGCCGTAGAAGTCTTCAGGACCCTGCCTTTCCACCCATGGGTCCTGGGCTCCTGCCAAACATGCCGAACAGAGAGAATGACGGCAAGCGCTGGCCCGAACATGGGGATCCCAAGCAGACTCAAAATGCATCAAATCAGGTTGACAGGCCCCCATACCTCTTGGAGAAGGACAGACCCCCATACATCCTAGAGAAGACTCCACCAACTCCACTGGGCCATGGGCCAAACGATAAAACTCGATTTAAAGGGCCGAAGGATGAATTGCTTGAACAAGGCCCAGGGAGTGTTAAGCTGGTTCCAGGGCCAGACTTCCAAGGCAAAGACCAGGACTACAGGGACATTGATTACAGAACAGGTCCAGGGATTGTCTTTGACTACAAACATGAGGAGCTGCCAGGACCTGACAAAGTTCTAAAAGAATCCAAAGCAGTCCCGGCTCCAAAATTCAGTGACTCTGGTTCCCAG GATCAGGATTACCGGAGTGCATCTGTGAAGGACAAGGTTACTCATACAATTTGCATCACTGGAATTCCTAAGACGGCCACAATGGAGCAG ATCCTTGGTGCCTTTGCAGTCCGCGATGGTGTCCCAATGCAGGGCATGAAAATCAAGAATGTTGTGCCAG GTTACAGCTACGATACGGCCTATGTGGAGTTTTTAAACCTCGAGGATGCAGTCCACTTCATGGAATCCAACCAG GGATCCCTGAAGGTTGGCACTAAAACAGCTCTGATGCGATACGTCCAGCCGGACAGAATTGGCAAGGAAGCTCTA GAACCAGGGCACAAGGCAGGCCCCCCGACCCAGGAACCCCTACTGCCATGCCCAGGCCAGCTCCTGGTCGACAAGGCCAAGAATGAGCACCACAGCCAGGATGTCTCCCAAGCCAAGacaccagttgacccactgtccCAGCAGGGCTCATGGCAGCGTAGCTCGGACCTTACCCCAGAGGCCTGGCAGCAGCAGGTGGACCAGCAACTTAGACAGCAGGAGGCTGAGCAGCAGGCAGAGTCCTGGGCCAGCCGCAACCCCCCCCGCCAAGGCCCTGGCCCACATCAGATGGACCCCATCTTTAAGGAGAGCAAGA CAATGATCATAAAGAATGTGAAGCCCACCACTACAGTGGAGACCATTCTGAAATCCCTGGACCCCTTCGCCTACCTTGATGAGAGGAACGTTCGTCTGGTCAGAGGAAAACCCCCGGGAGCCAAATGCTTTTGCTTCGTAGACATGGACTCCCATGAG CAAGTGACCCGTCTGGTAGAGCTCCTCACCAAGCCCAGGCCTCTCTCTATCGACGGGGTCAGGGTTTACGCTGAGGTTGCTAAGCCACTGAAGAACCAAAA CTACAGAAAAGAGTTTGATAAATCGAACACTTCTCTCCTGGGGTACCCACCTGAGGCCAGTATGACGGAG CAGCAGTACTATTCATCCCAACCTCCCAACCAACCACCAGGAGGCCCCCCACCTAACATGCAAG GCGATCATATGGGTGGACCGATAAGCTCAGACCCTCTCTCCAATTCATCTGTTTCGCACTTGAACTCCAGCATGACTTCA GGAGGTGGCTATGCTGAACCTCCACCAGTTGATCCCTACCACCAGGCTCTGGACCCCCAGGTCTCCTCTGCTGCAGCAGCAGGGGGGGTGGCAGCAACAGGAGATCATGGCACTGATGGCTACAGCTATG CTACTGAAACTCCAGACATGACGAACTACCTGTATGATGCCACGTCTGGGTTCTACTATGATCCCCAGACTACCCTGTACTATGACCCTGCCTCTAGG TATTTCTACAATGCCCAGACCCAGGAGTACCTGTACTGGGACAGTGTGTCCAAGACGTACATCCCCGTTCCCGGAGGACACTCTACAGACACCCAGCTCCCCATTGCCCAGTCTGGTGTTGCCTTGGCACCAGACGTACAGGCCATTCTGGCTAATCCAGCAGCAGACGCTCCGCTGGACATGAAGAGACCAGAGCCAACCCCTCACTTCGACCCTCCCCAGCTCCTGAACCCCACTCCtgcccccaaccctaaccccaacccttcccccgagaggagagaggaggaggacactgCACCTCGCATAGACAAGAAAGACAACAAAGACAAaccaggagagaaagaggagaaacccAGGAGCCTAGCTGCTTTCAAG ATCATGAAGGATATGGAGCGCTGGGCTAAGATCCAGAACCGTCAGAAGGACAGCGTCCGTGTTCCGTCCCCTGTACTCAAGACCTCCGGTGGCGGGCTGGACGACAGGAAGTCCTCCAAGGCAGCTGACGCAGCCTTCACCATCTTCGAGAGGAAG GGTGGAGACGACCTCTTCAAGAAGCCTATGGCTCCTCCCAAGAAAGAGGGGAAGGGCTCAAAG CAGTCCATTGGCTCTCTGGGCCTGCTAGCGTCAGACTACGCAGCAACAGgcagtgatgaggaggaggaggtggtgcagCATGAGGATCCTCAGGCCTCTAGGAGTCAGTCtcaggagaaggaagacaagctGACAGACTGGAAGAAGATGGCGTGCCTGCTGTGTAGGAGACAGTTCCCCAATAAGGACGGCCTGGTGCGCCACCAGCAGCTCTCAGACCTCCACAAGCAAAACATGGAGATCCACATGAAGATCAAGAGATCAAAGAAAGAGCTGGAGGCTTTGGAGAACCAGGAGAAAGAG CTGAGTGCTAGGGAGTCCAACGGCTCCCCTGAACAGAAGAGAAGGAAACATCAACACCAGAATAGCTGGGTCGGTGGCTCCAGGGACATGCATAAAGGCAGCGAGAGGCCGGGGTTAGGTTCTGAGCCTGTTGAG AGGAAGAAAAAGGAGTCTGTTGTCTGGAATCATGCCACCTATAAACAAGCGGTGCGCAAGGCCATGTTCGCACGCTTCAAAGAACTGGACTGA
- the LOC109898779 gene encoding RNA-binding protein 6-like isoform X2, with the protein MMWDGPRRGPQGGPPFRGDNRGEMFGGRDGPMSDFRGRDGMNMGPRGPQDRGPPMDMRRMDCPPDMRDRDMEPHDIRGRGEPPRDFLGRPGEEPDFSLRRQYEMSIRDKLLNAAAGGGFMGPGPGMGGRGMGGRDVRGRGMGGRGMPPRDLREPNDRFIDMRDRDMFRKDMPGFNNPDMDGRRGGFPMEPMGRNEGFRDMRDRDRPPIDRPPMGMDDIDGFNMDMPPRDRDRDRGMMDFDRRGAPPLNPRKRFESDTDFRNRVGPPAEFRGRDRSPVRFADNDGALMDVRGRPGGPPDLGGPNRPKFVGTDPEGTLRDREFPEMEEVSLAEEWKNRKKEKDSHPSPMTRGLPPFSKEIQGQRFPPVSREGSLLGEPANFKERNMPPTEFPGKKNGPPFDFPRPNREAPRSQNWDKKPPTDIPGMDLPPFGRRSLQDPAFPPMGPGLLPNMPNRENDGKRWPEHGDPKQTQNASNQVDRPPYLLEKDRPPYILEKTPPTPLGHGPNDKTRFKGPKDELLEQGPGSVKLVPGPDFQGKDQDYRDIDYRTGPGIVFDYKHEELPGPDKVLKESKAVPAPKFSDSGSQDQDYRSASVKDKVTHTICITGIPKTATMEQILGAFAVRDGVPMQGMKIKNVVPGYSYDTAYVEFLNLEDAVHFMESNQGSLKVGTKTALMRYVQPDRIGKEALEPGHKAGPPTQEPLLPCPGQLLVDKAKNEHHSQDVSQAKTPVDPLSQQGSWQRSSDLTPEAWQQQVDQQLRQQEAEQQAESWASRNPPRQGPGPHQMDPIFKESKTMIIKNVKPTTTVETILKSLDPFAYLDERNVRLVRGKPPGAKCFCFVDMDSHEQVTRLVELLTKPRPLSIDGVRVYAEVAKPLKNQNYRKEFDKSNTSLLGYPPEASMTEQQYYSSQPPNQPPGGPPPNMQGDHMGGPISSDPLSNSSVSHLNSSMTSGGGYAEPPPVDPYHQALDPQVSSAAAAGGVAATGDHGTDGYSYATETPDMTNYLYDATSGFYYDPQTTLYYDPASRYFYNAQTQEYLYWDSVSKTYIPVPGGHSTDTQLPIAQSGVALAPDVQAILANPAADAPLDMKRPEPTPHFDPPQLLNPTPAPNPNPNPSPERREEEDTAPRIDKKDNKDKPGEKEEKPRSLAAFKIMKDMERWAKIQNRQKDSVRVPSPVLKTSGGGLDDRKSSKAADAAFTIFERKGGDDLFKKPMAPPKKEGKGSKSIGSLGLLASDYAATGSDEEEEVVQHEDPQASRSQSQEKEDKLTDWKKMACLLCRRQFPNKDGLVRHQQLSDLHKQNMEIHMKIKRSKKELEALENQEKELSARESNGSPEQKRRKHQHQNSWVGGSRDMHKGSERPGLGSEPVERKKKESVVWNHATYKQAVRKAMFARFKELD; encoded by the exons atgatgTGGGATGGACCCAGGAGAGGACCACAAGGGGGCCCACCCTTTCG TGGGGACAATCGTGGAGAAATGTTTGGGGGCCGAGATGGCCCTATGTCTGATTTCAGGGGTAGAGACGGAATGAACATGGGTCCCAGGGGACCACAGGATCGGGGGCCTCCTATGGACATGAGGAGGATGGACTGTCCACCTGATATGAGGGACCGTGATATGGAACCACATGACATACGAGGGAGAGGAGAACCACCTAGGGATTTCCTGGGGAGACCTGGAGAAGAGCCAGACTTCAGCCTCAGAAGGCAGTATGAAATGTCAATCAGGGACAAGCTGCTTAATGCAGCTGCTGGTGGTGGTTTCATGGGGCCTGGGCCAGGCATGGGAGGGAGAGGAATGGGGGGGAGAGATGTGAGGGGGAGAGGCATGGGAGGGAGAGGCATGCCTCCACGAGATCTACGAGAGCCAAATGACAGATTTATTGACATGAGAGACAGGGATATGTTCCGCAAGGATATGCCAGGCTTCAACAATCCAGACATGGATGGAAGGCGAGGAGGATTTCCCATGGAGCCTATGGGTAGAAATGAGGGGTTCAGAGACATGCGTGATAGGGACAGGCCACCCATAGACAGGCCCCCGATGGGCATGGATGACATTGATGGGTTTAATATGGACATGCCTCCACGAGACCGAGATCGAGACAGGGGAATGATGGACTTTGACAGGAGGGGTGCTCCTCCATTGAATCCAAGGAAAAGATTTGAGTCTGATACGGACTTCAGAAACCGCGTTGGACCTCCAGCTGAATTCAGAGGTAGGGATAGATCTCCCGTAAGATTTGCCGACAATGATGGGGCTCTAATGGATGTCAGGGGAAGGCCTGGCGGCCCTCCAGATCTTGGTGGCCCAAACAGACCCAAGTTTGTGGGTACAGATCCAGAAGGCACCCTTAGAGACAGAGAATTCCCAGAAATGGAAGAGGTGTCGCTTGCAGAGGAGTGGAAGAACCGTAAGAAGGAGAAGGACTCTCATCCATCCCCTATGACCAGAGGTCTTCCTCCTTTCTCCAAAGAGATTCAGGGACAGCGATTCCCTCCAGTGTCCAGAGAAGGCAGTCTTCTTGGAGAGCCGGCAAACTTTAAAGAAAGGAACATGCCACCTACAGAATTCCCTGGGAAAAAAAATGGGCCTCCTTTTGACTTCCCTCGCCCCAACAGAGAAGCTCCACGTTCCCAGAACTGGGATAAAAAGCCACCCACAGATATCCCTGGCATGGATCTGCCACCTTTTGGCCGTAGAAGTCTTCAGGACCCTGCCTTTCCACCCATGGGTCCTGGGCTCCTGCCAAACATGCCGAACAGAGAGAATGACGGCAAGCGCTGGCCCGAACATGGGGATCCCAAGCAGACTCAAAATGCATCAAATCAGGTTGACAGGCCCCCATACCTCTTGGAGAAGGACAGACCCCCATACATCCTAGAGAAGACTCCACCAACTCCACTGGGCCATGGGCCAAACGATAAAACTCGATTTAAAGGGCCGAAGGATGAATTGCTTGAACAAGGCCCAGGGAGTGTTAAGCTGGTTCCAGGGCCAGACTTCCAAGGCAAAGACCAGGACTACAGGGACATTGATTACAGAACAGGTCCAGGGATTGTCTTTGACTACAAACATGAGGAGCTGCCAGGACCTGACAAAGTTCTAAAAGAATCCAAAGCAGTCCCGGCTCCAAAATTCAGTGACTCTGGTTCCCAG GATCAGGATTACCGGAGTGCATCTGTGAAGGACAAGGTTACTCATACAATTTGCATCACTGGAATTCCTAAGACGGCCACAATGGAGCAG ATCCTTGGTGCCTTTGCAGTCCGCGATGGTGTCCCAATGCAGGGCATGAAAATCAAGAATGTTGTGCCAG GTTACAGCTACGATACGGCCTATGTGGAGTTTTTAAACCTCGAGGATGCAGTCCACTTCATGGAATCCAACCAG GGATCCCTGAAGGTTGGCACTAAAACAGCTCTGATGCGATACGTCCAGCCGGACAGAATTGGCAAGGAAGCTCTA GAACCAGGGCACAAGGCAGGCCCCCCGACCCAGGAACCCCTACTGCCATGCCCAGGCCAGCTCCTGGTCGACAAGGCCAAGAATGAGCACCACAGCCAGGATGTCTCCCAAGCCAAGacaccagttgacccactgtccCAGCAGGGCTCATGGCAGCGTAGCTCGGACCTTACCCCAGAGGCCTGGCAGCAGCAGGTGGACCAGCAACTTAGACAGCAGGAGGCTGAGCAGCAGGCAGAGTCCTGGGCCAGCCGCAACCCCCCCCGCCAAGGCCCTGGCCCACATCAGATGGACCCCATCTTTAAGGAGAGCAAGA CAATGATCATAAAGAATGTGAAGCCCACCACTACAGTGGAGACCATTCTGAAATCCCTGGACCCCTTCGCCTACCTTGATGAGAGGAACGTTCGTCTGGTCAGAGGAAAACCCCCGGGAGCCAAATGCTTTTGCTTCGTAGACATGGACTCCCATGAG CAAGTGACCCGTCTGGTAGAGCTCCTCACCAAGCCCAGGCCTCTCTCTATCGACGGGGTCAGGGTTTACGCTGAGGTTGCTAAGCCACTGAAGAACCAAAA CTACAGAAAAGAGTTTGATAAATCGAACACTTCTCTCCTGGGGTACCCACCTGAGGCCAGTATGACGGAG CAGCAGTACTATTCATCCCAACCTCCCAACCAACCACCAGGAGGCCCCCCACCTAACATGCAAG GCGATCATATGGGTGGACCGATAAGCTCAGACCCTCTCTCCAATTCATCTGTTTCGCACTTGAACTCCAGCATGACTTCA GGAGGTGGCTATGCTGAACCTCCACCAGTTGATCCCTACCACCAGGCTCTGGACCCCCAGGTCTCCTCTGCTGCAGCAGCAGGGGGGGTGGCAGCAACAGGAGATCATGGCACTGATGGCTACAGCTATG CTACTGAAACTCCAGACATGACGAACTACCTGTATGATGCCACGTCTGGGTTCTACTATGATCCCCAGACTACCCTGTACTATGACCCTGCCTCTAGG TATTTCTACAATGCCCAGACCCAGGAGTACCTGTACTGGGACAGTGTGTCCAAGACGTACATCCCCGTTCCCGGAGGACACTCTACAGACACCCAGCTCCCCATTGCCCAGTCTGGTGTTGCCTTGGCACCAGACGTACAGGCCATTCTGGCTAATCCAGCAGCAGACGCTCCGCTGGACATGAAGAGACCAGAGCCAACCCCTCACTTCGACCCTCCCCAGCTCCTGAACCCCACTCCtgcccccaaccctaaccccaacccttcccccgagaggagagaggaggaggacactgCACCTCGCATAGACAAGAAAGACAACAAAGACAAaccaggagagaaagaggagaaacccAGGAGCCTAGCTGCTTTCAAG ATCATGAAGGATATGGAGCGCTGGGCTAAGATCCAGAACCGTCAGAAGGACAGCGTCCGTGTTCCGTCCCCTGTACTCAAGACCTCCGGTGGCGGGCTGGACGACAGGAAGTCCTCCAAGGCAGCTGACGCAGCCTTCACCATCTTCGAGAGGAAG GGTGGAGACGACCTCTTCAAGAAGCCTATGGCTCCTCCCAAGAAAGAGGGGAAGGGCTCAAAG TCCATTGGCTCTCTGGGCCTGCTAGCGTCAGACTACGCAGCAACAGgcagtgatgaggaggaggaggtggtgcagCATGAGGATCCTCAGGCCTCTAGGAGTCAGTCtcaggagaaggaagacaagctGACAGACTGGAAGAAGATGGCGTGCCTGCTGTGTAGGAGACAGTTCCCCAATAAGGACGGCCTGGTGCGCCACCAGCAGCTCTCAGACCTCCACAAGCAAAACATGGAGATCCACATGAAGATCAAGAGATCAAAGAAAGAGCTGGAGGCTTTGGAGAACCAGGAGAAAGAG CTGAGTGCTAGGGAGTCCAACGGCTCCCCTGAACAGAAGAGAAGGAAACATCAACACCAGAATAGCTGGGTCGGTGGCTCCAGGGACATGCATAAAGGCAGCGAGAGGCCGGGGTTAGGTTCTGAGCCTGTTGAG AGGAAGAAAAAGGAGTCTGTTGTCTGGAATCATGCCACCTATAAACAAGCGGTGCGCAAGGCCATGTTCGCACGCTTCAAAGAACTGGACTGA